Proteins encoded within one genomic window of Pongo pygmaeus isolate AG05252 chromosome 6, NHGRI_mPonPyg2-v2.0_pri, whole genome shotgun sequence:
- the LOC129040997 gene encoding 26S proteasome regulatory subunit 4-like, with protein MVQSQSGGHGPGGGKDDKDKKKKYKPPVPTRVGKKKKKTKGSYAASKLPLVTPHTQCQLKLLKLERIKDCLLMEKQFIRNQKQMEPLEEKQEEERSKVDDPRGTPTSVGTLEEIINDNHATVSTSAGSEHYVSILSFVDKDMLEPGCLVLLNHKVHAMIGVLMDNTDPLVTVMKVEKAPQETYAGIGGLDNQIQEIKESVELPLTHPEYYEEMGIKAPKGVIHYGPPGTGKTLLAKAVANQTSATFLRVVGSELIQNYLGNGPKLVRELFQVAEEYAPSIVFIDEIDAIGTKRYDSNSGSEREIQRSALELLNQSDGFDSRGDVKVIMATNQVETLDPALIRPGCIDRKIEFPLPDENTKKRIFQIHTIRMTLADDVNLDDLIVARDDLSGADIKAICTEVGLMALRECRMKVENEDFKKSKENVLYKKQEGTPEGLYL; from the coding sequence ATGGTTCAAAGTCAGAGTGGTGGTCATGGTCCTGGAGGTGGAAAGGAtgacaaagacaagaaaaagaaatacaaacctCCTGTACCAACTAGAGtggggaaaaagaagaagaaaacaaagggatCATATGCTGCCAGCAAACTGCCACTGGTGACACCTCACACTCAGTGCCAGTTAAAATTACTGAAGTTAGAGAGAATTAAAGACTGTCTTCTCATGGAGAAACAATTCATTAGAAATCAGAAACAAATGGAACCAttagaagaaaagcaagaggaggaaAGATCAAAAGTGGATGATCCGAGGGGGACCCCGACATCAGTAGGAACCTTGGAAGAGATCATCAATGACAATCATGCCACTGTGTCTACATCTGCGGGCTCAGAACACTATGTCAGCATTCTTTCATTTGTAGACAAGGATATGCTGGAACCTGGCTGCTTAGTCCTGCTCAACCACAAGGTACATGCCATGATAGGGGTGCTGATGGATAACACAGATCCCCTGGTCACAGTGATGAAGGTGGAAAAGGCCCCCCAAGAGACCTATGCTGGTATCGGGGGGTTGGACAACCAAATTCAGGAAATTAAGGAATCTGTGGAGCTTCCTCTTACTCATCCTGAATATTACGAAGAGATGGGTATAAAGGCCCCTAAGGGGGTCATTCACTATGGTCCACCTGGCACAGGTAAAACCTTGTTAGCCAAAGCAGTAGCAAACCAAACCTCAGCCACTTTCTTGAGAGTTGTTGGCTCTGAACTTATTCAGAATTACCTAGGTAATGGGCCCAAACTCGTACGGGAACTGTTTCAAGTTGCTGAAGAATATGCACCATCCATCGTGTTTATTGATGAAATTGATGCAATTGGGACAAAAAGATATGACTCAAATTCTGGTAGTGAGAGAGAAATTCAGCGATCAGCATTGGAACTGTTGAACCAGTCAGATGGATTTGATTCCAGAGGAGATGTGAAAGTTATCATGGCCACAAACCAAGTAGAAACTTTGGATCCAGCACTTATCAGACCAGGCTGCATTGACAGGAAGATTGAGTTTCCCCTTCCTGATGAAAATACTAAGAAGCGCATCTTTCAGATTCACAcaatcaggatgacgctggccgaTGATGTAAACCTGGACGACTTGATCGTGGCTAGAGATGACCTCTCTGGTGCTGACATCAAGGCAATCTGTACAGAAGTTGGTCTGATGGCCTTAAGAGAATGTAGAATGAAAGTAGAAAATGAAGACTtcaaaaaatctaaagaaaatgttctttataAGAAACAGGAAGGCACCCCTGAGGGGCTGTATCTCTAG